The proteins below are encoded in one region of Pseudoduganella armeniaca:
- a CDS encoding cache domain-containing protein, with protein MKPLGIKAKVALATTLTSIVTIALVTALQAQRMRDDFTRVLFAQQDALVARTAQELDDKLVMLREIVGQSVRYQPRDLCTNPAGLRGFYENRAVLTLFDDVLVVSPQGIIIADIPALPNRPGVSVADRAYFHRVLAERLPLIAEPVIGRAGKRPIVQMVAPVLGDEGEVRCVVIGVLRLYKDNLLGHLRTAKVGRTGFFYAVTRDAKPVYVLHPQVDRLMKPRPQGARSR; from the coding sequence ATGAAACCGCTGGGTATCAAGGCCAAGGTCGCGCTCGCGACCACGCTGACGTCGATCGTCACGATCGCGCTTGTCACTGCGCTGCAGGCGCAGCGCATGCGTGACGATTTTACACGCGTGCTGTTTGCCCAGCAGGATGCCCTCGTCGCCCGCACCGCGCAGGAGCTGGACGACAAGCTGGTCATGCTGCGCGAGATCGTCGGCCAGTCCGTGCGCTACCAGCCGCGCGACCTGTGCACCAACCCGGCCGGTCTGCGCGGCTTCTACGAAAACCGTGCCGTGCTGACGCTGTTCGACGACGTACTGGTCGTCAGCCCGCAAGGCATCATCATCGCCGACATTCCCGCGCTGCCCAACCGCCCCGGCGTCAGCGTGGCCGACCGGGCCTATTTCCACCGCGTGCTGGCCGAACGGCTGCCGCTGATCGCCGAACCGGTGATCGGGCGCGCAGGTAAGCGTCCCATCGTGCAGATGGTCGCGCCGGTGCTGGGCGACGAAGGCGAGGTGCGCTGCGTCGTCATCGGCGTATTGCGCCTGTACAAGGACAACCTGCTGGGTCACCTGCGCACGGCCAAGGTGGGGCGCACCGGCTTCTTCTATGCTGTCACGCGCGATGCGAAGCCCGTCTACGTGCTGCATCCGCAAGTGGATCGGCTGATGAAGCCGCGCCCGCAGGGGGCTCGATCGCGATGA